In Rhodothermus marinus DSM 4252, a single genomic region encodes these proteins:
- the nusG gene encoding transcription termination/antitermination protein NusG, translating into MTEEKKQEGVRKWYVLRTFSGHEKKVKQYLEREIERLGLQDRVGQILIPTETVFELRGGKKRTRERTFFPGYILIEAVLDRELQHLIANMPSVVGFLGSGDQPTPLRPDEVRRILGKVDEAREMGEQPEIPFKPGDVVRIIEGPFNNFTGVVEEVYPDKLKLKVMVSIFGRKTPLEVDYLQVERES; encoded by the coding sequence ATGACCGAAGAAAAAAAACAGGAGGGGGTGCGTAAGTGGTACGTACTGCGCACCTTTTCCGGGCACGAAAAGAAGGTCAAACAGTACCTGGAACGCGAAATCGAACGGCTGGGCCTGCAGGACCGGGTCGGACAGATCCTGATTCCGACGGAGACCGTCTTCGAACTACGCGGCGGAAAAAAACGGACCCGTGAGCGCACCTTCTTTCCGGGCTATATTCTGATCGAGGCGGTGCTCGACCGCGAGTTGCAGCATTTGATCGCCAACATGCCCTCGGTCGTAGGCTTTCTGGGGAGTGGAGATCAGCCCACGCCGCTGCGCCCGGACGAGGTCCGCCGCATTCTCGGGAAGGTTGATGAGGCCCGGGAAATGGGCGAGCAGCCGGAGATCCCGTTCAAGCCCGGCGACGTGGTGCGCATCATCGAGGGGCCGTTCAATAATTTCACCGGGGTAGTCGAGGAAGTCTATCCCGACAAACTCAAGCTCAAGGTGATGGTCTCCATCTTCGGGCGCAAGACGCCCCTGGAAGTCGATTACCTGCAGGTGGAGCGGGAATCGTAG
- the rplK gene encoding 50S ribosomal protein L11, with protein sequence MAKKVEKIIKLQIRGGQATPAPPIGPALGQAGVNIMEFCKQFNAATQDRMGVVLPVVITVYSDKSFTFVVKSPPAAELLKKAAGIEKGASDPLRQKVGKVTWEDCLEIARQKMADLNAYDLEKAASMIAGTARSMGIVVEGKPEHL encoded by the coding sequence ATGGCAAAGAAGGTCGAAAAGATTATCAAACTCCAGATTCGGGGTGGCCAGGCGACGCCCGCCCCGCCGATCGGCCCCGCGCTCGGTCAGGCCGGGGTCAACATCATGGAGTTCTGTAAGCAGTTCAACGCGGCCACGCAGGACCGCATGGGGGTGGTCCTGCCGGTCGTGATCACGGTTTACTCGGACAAATCCTTCACCTTTGTCGTCAAGAGTCCCCCGGCGGCCGAGCTGCTCAAGAAGGCGGCCGGTATCGAGAAAGGCGCCAGCGATCCGCTGCGCCAGAAGGTGGGGAAAGTGACGTGGGAGGATTGCCTGGAAATCGCCAGGCAGAAGATGGCCGACCTGAACGCCTACGATCTGGAGAAGGCGGCGTCGATGATCGCCGGGACGGCGCGTTCGATGGGGATCGTGGTGGAAGG